Proteins from a single region of Methanoculleus taiwanensis:
- a CDS encoding CARDB domain-containing protein, whose protein sequence is MTEKEAKNTAKILPLLLILIAMIILPAGAVVATTISVGGAAVAPGGTMTVPIMINDLPTSPATCGVALVYDPDVVYVDALSGSDFDTPIYFIDNETGWASIGGLQISGSELTGPVKVCNVSLRAVGTAGETSPLNLSVMCLESEGGESIPVTTVNGTFTVLGGTPTVTPTPTPTQAPLSTLTGPSGSIASGQSGTFSVSVANLTDATAVWIQVEFDAAYIAVEDMQLSQGMPEGVFLSNGWGGNGMLEGEYSSTIGYVNAYVFAPAGLTVSDSTPILDITYRTTDRAGESKTVMYGSYGTGSVNLYSTDIIEQMQSGADVGAAAYWDFQFNRTVNGTVTASGGNIPAARGILTLPNGTVTVGTQKTLSLSVQDLGLVDEMMCVPNYNSSIVTFTNIANITVSQTATAAGVMLDDPWLSEYESGSSSAWLFFNNTRGLNTNAVTPLADFKMKAVGDVGDKTEFAAYYHIQKWYYPRENVTISTPFASIVNGEVTIVSPAGADLRGYLVDAPAYIKKYADGHLNFTTTMVIENVGTVGVTEDFKIEGGFGSQKTNITITDDIAAGGKLTYHMTMNVIPGYPETSVVMGGSGSERTYVITTGGDISVGDYSIGLGIDVDNEVEEVNEENNYVTHQAAITKPDLIPVLSTELTAGLPSSETTIQEEVVPGTYNVTYGVRNIGNVYAVATKLNFTNQGASTIYNVPALQPGESWTQTLTGVAIGSSQKAFTVTVNSDGAEVETNPNNNTRTTGYQAYAPVTVILPSVTGSTSSDATLSLWLTNVSAPITAFSVPIKYDPTVCYVSSVKTGSGVTWSSSYGRVTITGTDVNIFGNINVADITLKARADAGRTSVLDSQTDAYVKTTGGNYLNLGITKGLYTQENVSDARVNLYVPTIGSEGYNQTISVSVWNAKTNPVTVDVNVTINGTEIWSASSVPLGAYASKYFTINTWKPMVPGTYEVKAQISGDDYPIGNAAVRNTVIQPFTLEITTTNENYYERYYNYNKTPYVNQYFSLGTYYTANQPARPNATLSIWYPNGTPVDLSQDSPFDLHYYYPATLQPYCYDSTWNSVTWYYIRPKVLGTFDYSISLEARGESDYVNGTIRVLEPLLDIKVVNSTLIADTAGDAVPFDVFNRSPSQGKSVKVTLAAGAEGRTLNGLEQLVGYPHGCPEQTMSPALAILRVKQYYEQRGALTDAMNASFQQNMQDAIARMSAPNGYNAQQLPGASYGDGSGGWAWGKNSRPSAFYTLYPNYVITELLNDNDPEYWGSAVNFTPDEINLNASSNWLINQQKTDGRWSGYGYIYNEVEWTGFTSEKLANDYPYLNDTMKTSVNATLNKSLTWLENHNYNSEGPQAVAHGIYGLVAIREHGLGDAALINSNITALQTKLLNQKSAALAGSYSWDQSAEATAHAVLALNRSGLDADNETIAGGVRYLLGAKGSWGWGSTRTTAVVINTLTQVQPHATINFNVDAELKNGNGDTVWSLNNIQFDNANFQYVYTLSPAQVASLYSVPSADSVAQVIVSGKSDVGTVDEAKLFVEVNSFEKVPQSIAYASIPAEFIDPIATDFFLDVAIPNSGYTLTEGDAADVGFTINNNGPGAVDQTTMIIEIPITSRVNFTGSATGSATAYYLSEGSPVYINHMYNATTAKLYVYPGSDDESQPSITAGASKTFYVPLTFEAYGNNSVEARAYPMYNDTWMAVADGATYIKGYGNITLDAVNEEGAAVLADFYVDGAAVAVNTNITSVERVEGAYAVAIRNETSWVNTTITVTPGDTTTYSAQFVSDRTLPHIAQIEGASGNARVMPPAIEETISNGSTNRWNAATRAMTSFNSSISSSGGRATIAVEIPTVNRTIGTAMVNDTISVLVHNASGWFAYTDFTIENGQLILNNVDTGDIDQIYLDFEGRMLGDVDNNGRIRLTDAITIAQSLLPGQGELTGNDEFYGDVDDSGRIRLQDAISIAQYLIPGQYDDNYQPL, encoded by the coding sequence ATGACTGAAAAAGAAGCGAAGAATACCGCTAAAATTCTGCCATTGCTACTCATCCTGATAGCAATGATCATTCTTCCCGCGGGCGCGGTCGTGGCGACCACCATATCTGTTGGTGGCGCCGCGGTCGCCCCGGGCGGGACGATGACCGTACCGATTATGATCAACGATCTTCCGACATCCCCCGCCACATGCGGTGTCGCCCTTGTGTACGATCCGGATGTGGTCTACGTCGATGCACTTTCGGGCAGCGACTTTGACACCCCGATCTACTTCATCGACAACGAAACCGGCTGGGCCTCCATCGGGGGACTGCAGATCAGCGGCTCCGAACTCACCGGCCCGGTGAAGGTCTGTAATGTGAGTCTGCGGGCTGTCGGCACTGCCGGGGAGACGAGCCCGCTGAACCTCAGCGTCATGTGCCTCGAAAGCGAAGGCGGTGAAAGCATCCCGGTCACCACCGTCAACGGCACGTTCACGGTTCTGGGCGGCACACCCACGGTGACGCCGACTCCGACCCCGACGCAGGCACCCCTGTCAACACTCACGGGGCCATCCGGGAGCATCGCTTCCGGGCAGAGCGGTACCTTCAGCGTCAGCGTTGCAAACCTGACGGACGCGACCGCGGTGTGGATCCAGGTCGAGTTCGATGCGGCCTACATCGCCGTTGAGGATATGCAGCTCAGCCAGGGGATGCCGGAGGGCGTTTTCCTCTCGAACGGATGGGGCGGCAACGGAATGCTCGAAGGCGAGTACTCCTCTACGATAGGCTACGTTAATGCCTACGTCTTCGCACCAGCAGGGCTTACCGTCTCGGATTCGACACCGATCCTCGATATCACCTACCGGACAACGGACAGGGCGGGCGAGAGTAAGACCGTCATGTACGGGTCTTACGGAACCGGCTCCGTCAACCTCTACAGCACCGATATCATCGAGCAGATGCAGTCCGGCGCCGACGTCGGCGCAGCAGCGTACTGGGACTTCCAGTTCAACAGGACTGTCAACGGCACCGTCACCGCATCCGGCGGCAACATCCCGGCGGCCCGCGGTATACTCACGTTACCGAACGGCACCGTGACCGTCGGCACCCAGAAGACGCTCTCGCTCTCCGTACAGGACCTGGGACTGGTCGACGAGATGATGTGCGTCCCTAACTACAACAGTTCCATCGTCACCTTCACGAACATCGCGAACATCACCGTAAGCCAGACCGCTACCGCTGCCGGCGTGATGCTCGACGACCCGTGGCTGAGCGAGTATGAAAGCGGATCCAGCTCCGCCTGGCTGTTCTTCAACAATACGAGAGGTCTGAACACGAACGCTGTCACGCCGCTCGCCGATTTCAAAATGAAGGCGGTCGGAGATGTCGGTGATAAGACCGAATTCGCCGCGTACTACCACATCCAGAAGTGGTACTACCCCCGCGAGAACGTAACGATCAGCACTCCGTTCGCGAGCATCGTAAATGGCGAAGTAACCATCGTCTCACCGGCGGGCGCCGACCTCCGCGGCTACCTCGTGGACGCCCCTGCATACATCAAGAAGTACGCAGACGGCCACCTCAACTTCACGACCACCATGGTGATCGAGAACGTCGGCACCGTGGGCGTCACCGAGGACTTCAAGATTGAGGGAGGCTTTGGAAGCCAGAAGACAAACATTACCATCACCGACGACATCGCCGCCGGTGGGAAGCTCACCTACCACATGACGATGAATGTCATCCCCGGCTACCCGGAGACCAGTGTCGTCATGGGCGGATCGGGATCGGAACGCACCTACGTCATCACGACCGGCGGTGACATCAGCGTCGGCGACTACTCCATCGGCCTTGGAATCGATGTCGACAATGAGGTCGAAGAGGTCAACGAGGAGAACAACTACGTCACCCACCAGGCCGCCATCACGAAACCCGATCTCATCCCGGTTCTCTCGACCGAACTGACCGCCGGTCTCCCGTCGAGCGAGACCACCATCCAGGAAGAGGTCGTGCCCGGCACCTACAACGTGACCTACGGTGTTCGGAACATCGGCAACGTCTACGCGGTCGCGACGAAGCTCAACTTCACAAACCAGGGTGCGAGCACCATCTACAATGTTCCCGCCCTGCAGCCCGGCGAGTCCTGGACACAGACCCTGACCGGCGTTGCGATCGGCAGCAGCCAGAAGGCCTTCACCGTCACCGTCAACAGCGACGGTGCCGAGGTCGAGACGAACCCGAACAACAACACCCGCACGACCGGCTACCAGGCCTACGCACCCGTGACCGTCATTCTGCCGAGTGTGACCGGTTCGACGTCGTCAGACGCGACGCTCTCTCTCTGGCTGACGAATGTCTCCGCACCGATCACGGCGTTCTCCGTACCGATCAAGTATGACCCGACCGTCTGCTACGTATCCTCCGTAAAGACCGGAAGCGGTGTCACCTGGTCGTCGTCCTACGGACGGGTAACGATCACCGGGACGGACGTCAACATCTTCGGTAACATCAACGTTGCCGATATCACCCTGAAAGCAAGAGCCGATGCAGGCAGAACGAGTGTACTCGACTCGCAGACCGACGCCTACGTCAAGACGACCGGCGGCAATTATCTCAATCTCGGCATTACGAAAGGCCTGTACACGCAGGAGAATGTCTCCGATGCACGCGTGAACCTGTATGTCCCGACGATCGGTTCGGAGGGCTACAACCAGACCATATCGGTCAGCGTCTGGAACGCGAAGACCAACCCGGTCACCGTCGACGTCAACGTGACGATCAACGGCACCGAGATCTGGTCGGCCTCGTCGGTGCCGCTCGGCGCCTACGCAAGCAAGTACTTCACGATCAACACATGGAAACCCATGGTGCCCGGCACCTACGAGGTGAAGGCGCAGATCTCCGGTGACGACTACCCCATAGGAAATGCCGCCGTCCGGAACACCGTAATTCAGCCGTTCACCCTCGAGATCACCACCACGAACGAGAACTACTACGAGCGGTACTACAACTACAACAAGACCCCGTACGTCAACCAGTACTTCTCGCTCGGCACCTACTACACCGCAAACCAGCCGGCACGGCCAAACGCCACCCTCTCGATCTGGTATCCGAACGGGACGCCGGTCGACCTGTCACAGGACTCGCCCTTCGACCTCCACTACTACTACCCGGCGACGCTCCAGCCGTACTGCTACGACTCGACCTGGAACTCGGTGACCTGGTATTACATCAGACCGAAGGTGCTCGGCACGTTCGACTACTCGATCAGCCTTGAAGCGCGCGGCGAGTCCGACTACGTCAACGGCACCATCCGGGTGCTGGAACCGCTCCTCGACATCAAGGTGGTCAACAGCACCCTGATCGCCGACACTGCCGGAGATGCGGTGCCTTTCGACGTCTTCAACCGGTCGCCTTCGCAGGGGAAGAGCGTCAAAGTGACCCTCGCCGCGGGAGCGGAGGGAAGGACGCTGAACGGTCTTGAACAGCTCGTCGGCTACCCGCACGGATGCCCCGAGCAGACGATGAGCCCGGCGCTCGCTATCCTCAGAGTTAAGCAGTACTACGAGCAGCGCGGGGCGCTGACCGACGCGATGAACGCTTCCTTCCAGCAGAACATGCAGGATGCCATCGCGCGGATGAGCGCACCGAACGGCTACAACGCCCAGCAGCTCCCGGGCGCATCGTACGGTGACGGATCCGGCGGATGGGCCTGGGGCAAGAACTCAAGGCCGTCTGCGTTCTACACGCTCTACCCGAACTACGTCATCACCGAACTCTTAAACGACAACGACCCCGAGTACTGGGGCAGTGCGGTCAACTTCACTCCTGACGAGATCAACCTGAACGCAAGTTCGAACTGGCTGATCAACCAGCAGAAGACCGATGGGCGCTGGTCCGGTTACGGCTACATCTACAACGAGGTGGAGTGGACTGGGTTCACCAGCGAGAAGCTGGCAAACGACTATCCCTACCTCAACGACACGATGAAGACCAGCGTGAACGCCACCCTGAACAAGTCGCTCACCTGGCTCGAGAACCACAACTACAACAGCGAGGGGCCGCAGGCAGTCGCTCACGGGATCTACGGTCTCGTCGCGATCCGCGAACACGGTCTCGGCGATGCTGCGCTTATCAACAGCAACATCACCGCCCTGCAGACGAAACTCCTGAACCAGAAGAGCGCAGCGTTGGCAGGATCCTACTCCTGGGACCAGAGCGCCGAGGCCACGGCTCACGCAGTCCTCGCCCTGAACCGGTCCGGACTCGACGCCGACAACGAGACGATCGCCGGCGGTGTCCGCTACCTGCTCGGCGCCAAGGGCAGCTGGGGCTGGGGCAGCACCCGGACGACCGCAGTCGTCATCAACACCTTAACCCAGGTGCAGCCGCACGCAACCATCAACTTCAACGTCGACGCGGAGCTGAAGAACGGAAACGGCGACACCGTATGGTCGCTGAACAACATCCAGTTCGACAATGCCAACTTCCAGTACGTCTACACCCTCTCGCCCGCCCAGGTGGCCTCGCTCTACAGCGTCCCCTCGGCAGACTCCGTGGCACAGGTGATCGTCTCCGGCAAGTCGGATGTCGGAACCGTGGATGAGGCGAAACTCTTCGTCGAGGTCAACAGCTTCGAGAAGGTGCCGCAGTCTATCGCATATGCATCCATCCCCGCGGAGTTCATCGACCCGATCGCAACCGACTTCTTCCTCGACGTGGCTATCCCGAACAGCGGATACACGCTCACCGAAGGCGACGCTGCCGACGTCGGGTTCACGATTAACAACAACGGGCCCGGAGCCGTGGATCAGACGACGATGATCATCGAGATCCCGATCACGTCCCGCGTGAACTTCACGGGCAGTGCAACGGGCTCGGCCACCGCGTACTACCTCTCCGAAGGCAGCCCGGTCTACATCAACCACATGTACAACGCCACCACGGCGAAACTCTACGTCTACCCCGGCTCTGACGACGAATCGCAGCCGAGTATCACCGCCGGCGCGAGCAAGACCTTCTACGTGCCGCTGACCTTCGAGGCTTACGGCAACAACTCGGTCGAAGCACGTGCCTACCCGATGTACAACGACACCTGGATGGCGGTCGCCGACGGGGCAACCTACATCAAGGGCTACGGAAACATCACGCTGGATGCAGTCAACGAAGAGGGAGCAGCGGTTCTCGCCGACTTCTACGTTGACGGTGCAGCGGTCGCAGTGAACACCAACATCACCTCAGTGGAGCGGGTCGAGGGCGCCTACGCCGTCGCAATCCGGAACGAGACCTCCTGGGTCAACACCACCATCACCGTCACACCCGGCGATACCACGACCTACAGTGCCCAGTTCGTCTCCGACCGCACGCTGCCGCACATCGCACAGATCGAGGGCGCGAGCGGCAATGCACGCGTGATGCCGCCGGCTATCGAGGAGACTATCAGCAACGGCAGTACCAACCGCTGGAATGCCGCGACCAGAGCCATGACGTCGTTCAACTCGAGTATCTCGAGCAGCGGCGGACGGGCGACGATTGCAGTCGAGATCCCGACGGTCAACCGGACTATCGGCACGGCGATGGTGAACGACACGATCAGCGTGCTCGTGCACAACGCCTCCGGATGGTTCGCCTACACCGACTTCACCATCGAGAACGGCCAGCTCATCCTGAACAACGTCGATACCGGAGATATCGATCAGATCTACCTCGACTTCGAGGGCAGAATGCTCGGAGATGTCGACAACAACGGCAGGATCCGTCTGACCGACGCCATCACCATTGCACAGTCGCTCTTGCCGGGTCAGGGAGAACTGACGGGTAACGATGAGTTCTACGGCGATGTCGACGACTCAGGCCGTATACGGCTGCAGGATGCAATCAGCATTGCACAGTATCTGATCCCCGGTCAGTACGACGACAACTACCAGCCCCTCTAA
- a CDS encoding DUF1616 domain-containing protein, protein MPPDASADALITALNPRAIPRDLAIIYAWILVTLASIYLPVFNTSFLRVLFALPFILFIPGYLLIAALFPRSDDLDGIERVALSFGLSIAVVPLIGLALNYTPWGIRLDPIVASLLIFSAAMGLIAQYRRSAVPAGERFVVPFGEAAAAVRGEFFNKDASRLDRVLSIVLLASILVAVATTVYVIAVPKEGEKFTEFYILGSKGMAADYPTDFAAGTAQTVIIGVGNHEYRNVTYTVETLGLNQVFDETTNESAILSSTLLDRFTVTVPHNETVEQPYTFTLTDPAVNRVEFLLYENPPADSVTAAERINESYRDLHLWVRVRPTG, encoded by the coding sequence ATGCCACCCGACGCTTCCGCCGATGCGCTGATCACTGCACTGAACCCGCGGGCGATTCCTCGCGACCTCGCGATAATCTATGCCTGGATCCTCGTAACTCTCGCGAGTATCTATCTCCCTGTGTTCAATACCAGTTTTCTTCGGGTGCTCTTCGCGCTCCCCTTCATCCTCTTCATCCCCGGATACCTCCTGATCGCCGCGCTCTTCCCGAGAAGCGACGATCTCGATGGCATAGAACGCGTCGCCCTCTCGTTCGGACTCTCCATCGCGGTCGTCCCGCTGATCGGGCTTGCCCTGAACTACACGCCGTGGGGTATCAGGCTCGATCCGATCGTCGCCTCGCTCCTGATCTTCAGTGCCGCGATGGGGCTCATCGCCCAGTACCGGCGCTCGGCCGTCCCTGCCGGAGAGCGGTTCGTCGTTCCTTTCGGCGAGGCCGCCGCTGCCGTTCGCGGAGAATTCTTCAATAAAGACGCCTCCCGCCTTGACCGGGTCTTAAGCATCGTGCTGCTCGCCTCGATCCTGGTCGCCGTCGCGACGACGGTCTACGTCATAGCCGTCCCGAAAGAAGGGGAGAAGTTCACCGAGTTCTATATCCTCGGGTCGAAAGGCATGGCTGCGGACTACCCGACCGACTTTGCCGCGGGAACCGCTCAGACGGTGATCATCGGGGTGGGGAACCACGAATACCGGAACGTCACCTATACCGTCGAGACCCTCGGGCTCAACCAGGTCTTCGATGAGACGACGAACGAGTCCGCGATTCTGTCGTCGACACTGCTCGACCGGTTCACCGTGACCGTGCCGCATAACGAGACCGTCGAACAACCTTATACGTTTACCCTCACCGATCCTGCGGTGAACCGGGTTGAGTTCCTCCTCTATGAAAATCCCCCGGCAGACTCGGTGACCGCGGCCGAGCGGATCAACGAAAGTTACCGCGACCTGCACCTCTGGGTCAGGGTACGACCGACAGGATGA
- a CDS encoding DUF58 domain-containing protein, protein MQATRCTQGVAALILVLLVFALVLDEPAAFLPGAALVLLLVSRAIIFDRKMRTIARSVTVDRTTNRTIIRQGGVVDVTVAISYTLPEQTTLAVRDMPPAGSVLIGGDATASTTRPGEGTAVITYRARIMARGEVRFSGIGVTIADPFFTGDLAFRRGEDTLPEILVHPSGAFESESGGRDYGDAERRERSSFSGYSIHSFREYVTGDDPRRIDWKLSAKHQKLFVKEYSSQQGNLPLILVDLPDATLRPEMPDSDPLVSAVTGALEDAILEHRFVSLLIISGGNVVRYLPGERDIHRVMSAVGDLRPAERLVHQYYARDEVAVRSKLGRCERDIARLPKDSPDYHFAATLASVYREMHRDQKTAFEMQMGRVMGSINAGAVYIFSPFEGDLSHIWQTITQAKRMQKDVHLRIPESAASPGMLKALLAADVESVEVIA, encoded by the coding sequence GTGCAGGCGACACGGTGCACGCAAGGCGTCGCCGCACTCATTCTGGTACTCCTTGTATTCGCCCTGGTGCTCGACGAACCGGCAGCCTTCCTCCCGGGAGCAGCACTCGTCCTGCTCCTCGTATCACGGGCTATCATCTTCGACCGAAAGATGCGGACGATAGCCCGCTCGGTCACGGTCGACCGCACGACGAACCGGACGATCATCAGACAGGGAGGCGTCGTCGACGTGACGGTCGCCATAAGTTATACTCTGCCCGAACAGACGACCCTTGCCGTCCGCGACATGCCCCCGGCGGGGTCCGTCCTGATTGGAGGAGATGCTACGGCCTCCACCACCAGGCCCGGCGAGGGAACGGCGGTCATCACCTACCGGGCGCGGATCATGGCACGGGGAGAGGTGAGGTTTTCCGGAATCGGCGTGACGATCGCCGATCCGTTCTTTACCGGAGATCTCGCATTCAGGAGGGGAGAAGATACGCTGCCTGAGATCCTCGTGCACCCGTCGGGTGCTTTTGAGAGCGAGAGCGGGGGCAGGGATTACGGAGATGCGGAGCGACGGGAACGATCGTCGTTTTCCGGGTACAGCATCCATTCGTTCCGGGAGTACGTCACGGGCGACGACCCCCGCCGGATAGACTGGAAACTCTCCGCGAAACACCAGAAACTCTTCGTCAAAGAGTATTCAAGCCAGCAGGGAAACCTTCCCCTGATCCTCGTCGATCTTCCCGACGCCACGCTCCGCCCGGAGATGCCGGACAGCGACCCGCTCGTATCCGCGGTGACCGGAGCGCTCGAGGATGCAATTTTGGAGCACCGGTTCGTCTCGCTCCTCATCATCTCGGGCGGAAACGTCGTGCGCTACCTCCCGGGCGAGCGCGACATCCACCGGGTTATGTCTGCCGTCGGAGACCTGCGACCTGCCGAACGGCTCGTCCACCAGTACTATGCCCGGGACGAGGTCGCCGTTCGATCGAAACTCGGGAGATGCGAACGGGACATCGCCCGCCTGCCGAAAGACTCTCCGGATTACCACTTCGCCGCCACGCTCGCTTCGGTATACCGGGAGATGCACCGGGATCAGAAGACGGCCTTTGAGATGCAGATGGGCAGGGTTATGGGATCGATCAATGCCGGGGCAGTGTACATCTTCAGCCCGTTCGAGGGGGATCTGAGCCACATATGGCAGACGATCACCCAGGCAAAACGGATGCAGAAGGACGTCCACCTCCGCATTCCGGAGAGCGCCGCGTCGCCGGGCATGCTCAAAGCACTGCTCGCCGCCGACGTCGAGAGCGTCGAGGTGATCGCGTGA
- a CDS encoding AAA family ATPase, protein MTDANMTKELSLLTNIYNATHGMLNQYIVGNDELIELLVIGVLSGGHVLIEGVPGTAKTTIAKAMARITGCEFRRVQCAVDTQPADIIGVRVYDQETKEFQLRRGPVFANILLIDEINRLNPKTQSAFIEVMSERQATIDGITLDLYSPFFVIATQNPFEFEGTFPLIEAQKDRFMFSYNSHHLSGDDELEVVRREHTGALKWQPFFERLTPVMNRNTIEHIVEVTNKIRVEEPVLQYIRDLVVATRMHGDVRLGASSRASIALVRGGKAVAALQNREYVIPDDIKRMAPAVLQHRIMLEREAEIGGITTKQIIGEILDAVEVP, encoded by the coding sequence ATGACCGACGCGAACATGACAAAGGAACTCTCCCTGCTGACAAATATCTACAACGCCACCCACGGTATGCTGAACCAGTATATTGTCGGCAACGACGAACTCATCGAACTGCTGGTGATCGGCGTCCTCTCGGGCGGCCACGTCCTTATCGAGGGAGTCCCGGGAACCGCGAAGACGACGATCGCAAAAGCGATGGCCCGGATCACCGGGTGCGAGTTCCGCCGGGTGCAGTGCGCGGTCGATACCCAGCCCGCGGATATCATCGGAGTGCGGGTCTACGACCAGGAGACGAAGGAGTTCCAGCTTCGAAGAGGGCCGGTCTTTGCAAATATTCTCCTCATCGACGAGATCAACCGTCTCAACCCGAAGACCCAGAGTGCCTTTATCGAGGTGATGAGCGAACGGCAGGCGACGATCGACGGTATCACGCTCGATCTCTACTCGCCGTTCTTCGTCATCGCCACCCAGAACCCCTTCGAGTTCGAAGGAACGTTCCCGCTCATCGAGGCGCAGAAAGACCGGTTCATGTTCAGTTACAACTCGCACCACCTCTCGGGGGACGACGAACTTGAGGTGGTCAGGCGGGAGCATACCGGTGCGCTGAAGTGGCAGCCCTTCTTTGAGCGTCTGACGCCGGTGATGAACAGAAACACCATCGAGCATATCGTCGAGGTGACGAATAAGATCCGTGTCGAGGAGCCCGTCCTGCAATATATCCGCGACCTCGTCGTCGCCACGCGGATGCACGGGGACGTGCGCCTCGGGGCGAGTTCCCGTGCGTCGATCGCTCTTGTCAGGGGAGGAAAAGCAGTTGCCGCACTGCAGAACCGGGAGTATGTCATCCCGGACGACATCAAGAGGATGGCACCCGCGGTCCTCCAGCACCGGATCATGCTCGAGCGCGAGGCGGAGATCGGGGGCATCACCACCAAACAGATCATCGGGGAGATCCTTGATGCGGTAGAGGTGCCATAG
- a CDS encoding DUF4350 domain-containing protein — protein sequence MQIKNLFALVGCILLLLAAVLFVHLATTTEDYSRYNIQWNGTSVLFERAGDLGAVTITDLDDLDAYPHSRLLLIAPGAAFDDEAIARYRDYVEAGSTLVLADDFGTANQLLAGLGSTIRIQDGNLSSMDAEYSNPHTVLAYRSANSTLTEGVEIVVMNRPASLTGGEILLETSILSFVDTDGDLHIDADETLGKHGVVAYERIGEGDLFVLADPSLFINGMLTLGSVRDNQQFVQNILEGNETLLIDLTNSETTSGSAVTSLLAAVKSTTIIKIILICTVLLLVAYAFRRNIL from the coding sequence ATGCAGATTAAGAATCTATTCGCGCTGGTCGGGTGTATCCTCCTCCTGCTGGCCGCGGTGCTCTTCGTTCACCTCGCCACGACAACAGAGGATTACAGCAGGTACAACATCCAGTGGAACGGCACCTCCGTGCTCTTCGAACGGGCGGGGGACCTCGGTGCCGTGACTATCACCGACCTCGACGACCTCGACGCCTACCCGCACTCCCGCCTCCTCCTGATCGCGCCGGGAGCGGCGTTCGACGACGAGGCGATCGCTCGCTACCGGGACTACGTCGAGGCGGGGAGCACGCTCGTTCTCGCGGACGACTTCGGCACGGCGAACCAGCTGCTCGCGGGACTCGGCAGCACGATCCGGATACAGGACGGGAACCTCTCGAGCATGGACGCCGAGTACAGCAACCCCCATACCGTCCTTGCCTACCGGAGCGCGAACAGTACCCTCACCGAAGGAGTGGAGATCGTCGTGATGAACCGGCCCGCCTCGCTCACCGGCGGCGAGATACTCCTCGAGACCTCGATCTTAAGTTTCGTCGACACGGACGGAGACCTGCATATCGATGCAGACGAGACGCTCGGGAAGCACGGGGTCGTGGCATACGAGCGGATCGGCGAGGGAGACCTCTTCGTTCTCGCCGACCCGAGCCTCTTCATCAACGGCATGCTCACGCTCGGAAGCGTCCGCGACAACCAGCAGTTCGTCCAAAATATTCTCGAAGGCAACGAAACCCTGCTCATCGATCTGACCAACTCGGAGACGACGAGCGGCAGCGCCGTCACATCCCTGCTTGCTGCCGTGAAAAGCACAACCATAATAAAAATAATTCTCATATGTACCGTACTTCTGCTGGTTGCGTACGCATTTCGAAGGAACATACTCTAG